Sequence from the Corallincola holothuriorum genome:
TCGTGCCTTGTTCAGCGTAGCGTTAATACAGATGCAGCGGCATCGCGGCTAGGAGCATCTAAATCCTTGATGTAAGGCTAAACAACTTTTTGTTAAATAATAGGAAACATGCCACATTTTGGATCATCGTTCCGGCCGATGGTGAGTGGTTTTGTGGTGTAAATCACCAATGGGTTGCCCGTGTGCTTGAGGGATCAAATACGAGGAAGTTGTGGTGCTAGTGAGTGGGCGTGGTTAGCGCTGAAGCTGAGCAGGAAAAGTGGGCGCAAAAAGAGGCGACACTTGGCCGCCTCTGTGCGTGAATAGGGAAAAGCCTGAACAAACTATTTAAAGGGCGTCGATAGCAGCTTGACCTAAAGCGGCATCATCCTGTTCACTCATACCGCTGATGCCGATGGCACCCACCACCTGTCCGTCCACATAGATGGGAACACCACCACCGATACCGGTGAAACGAGCGTCACTCCAATAGCCCATATCTTTGCCTGTTTCTTGCGCCCATTGCGCCAAATTCGCGCTAGGTTGACGATCCCTCGCTGAGGTATAGGCTTTGTTTTGTGCCAGAACAGCGGCATGAAACGCCACCCCGTCCATACGGGCGAAACTGACCAGTTCACCATGGGCATCGACGATGGCCGCTGCAATAACCACGCCTTTGGCTGTGGCCAATTCGAGCGATTTATTGAGTAATGTTTGAGCGTGAGAAAAACTGATATCCATGTTCATTCCTGTGTTGCTTAAGGTAGCTCTTGGCCACGGGCGGTAACGAAAAGCTTGTACCAGTCTTCGCGACTGAGTTGCACCTGGGTGGCCATCGCACAGGCGCGAAGACGGCCTTCGTGGGTGGTACCCAATACCGGTTGGATAGTCGCGGGATGCTGCATCAACCAAGCCAGAACAATAGCTTCTGCGCTGGTTTGATAGCCGTGAGCCATCTCTCTGACCAATCCGGCGGTGGCGTGTACATGGGGTGGTTGGCCATCAAGGTTGCGGCCACTGAATAACCCTTGTGCTAAACAACCCCATGATTGCAATTGAATGTCGTTCTGCTTGCAGTAATCCGTCAGGCCAGCGGTATAACCCACATTAGCGCTATCGCCAGTGCCTACTAGCACAGCATCTTCAACAAAATCCGCTTGGCTCAAACTGAGGGGTAATTGGTTGATCACCAATGGCTGCTTAATCTGAGACTGTAGCAGCGAGATCTGGTGTTGGTTCATATTGGAGACACCAAAGTGGCGTACTTTACCCGCGCTTTGCAAGCGGTCAAATGCCTCCGCAATCAGTTCGGGTTGCATCAGTGGATCCGGGCGATGCAACAGCAATGTATCCAGATATTCAGTACCTAAGCGACTAAGGATGTTATTAACACTCTCTTCAATCCACTCAGGGGATAGGTCATAACGTTTCGGACCATGAGCATCTTCAAAGCGGATCCCACATTTGGATTGCAAGATGATCTGTTCACGCAGCTCTGGACGGGCTTTAAGCACTTCGCCAAATACCTGTTCAGCTTTACCCATGGTGTAGATATCAGCGTGATCAAAATAGTTTATCCCGCACTCCAGTGCGGTATTGACGGCTTGATGGGCCAGATCGATATCTTGTTGACTATAGGGGGCGTTATCCCAGCTACCGCCCAGTCCCATACAGCCATATATCAGTCGGCTGGCTTTAGGTAGGTGGTTTTGTATAGGTGTCTTATTCATGGTCACTCCTGTTCGGACTGGGCTAATCCTAAATCGGTCAGCAAAGCGTGCCAAGTACTAAAGAACGAAAAGCTCGAACTATAGTTCGAGCTTTTCGTTTAGCTTTCATCGATAGAATGTTTGCCTACAGTGGCAGGGGGCTACCGTTGTCGGCATCCATCGATCCGCGTCAGTAGTAGATGTCATCGCTGTTATGTACCTGCGGGTCATTAATGACTTCGTCGAAGCGTACGACAAACTCATGATCATCTACATAGTCAGCCATCAACAACAGATGATGCTCCTTATCGATGCTGCGTATCCGGCCATCGCCTTTTTTTGTTGCGCAGAAATTGCCCAACTTGGCTTTTGAAACATCCATAAGAGTGCTCCAATATGAGGTCGGCCATCCGGCTAAGTATAGTTGAAGATGCGCGCTATGAAGGAACGGTCTGTTGCAGGGGGGGCTAGGTCGGAGGGGTAAAACTGTAAACTGTTTTCATCCGTTGATAACTCTCTGTTAGGCTTAGTGTTCGAGCATTTACATCGTGAATGAGCTATGGATCTGTCTAAGTTCGACCTGAATTTATTAAAATGCCTAATGGTGTTGCTGCAAGAGAAGAACACCAGTAAAGCGGCAGAAAGATTAGGCGTTAGCCAGCCCGCAGTGAGCCGTTCATTGGCGAAAATACGGACACATTTTGATGACCCTCTGTTCGTGAAGCAGGCGCGAGGACTGGGGCTAACTGACAGAGCGGTAGAGTTGGCTGAACAACTGCCTGACGTATTGGCTAAGCTTGAAAGCTGCTTGGCAGGCCAGGAGTTTGAGCCATCCCAACTGACCGGAAAACTGCGTCTGGCGATCAATAACTATCTCTCCGAAAGTCATGGTTTTGCTATTTGCCAAGCAGTGTTGTCTGAAGCCCCCAATATAGAACTAGAGCTACATAACTACAGTCCATCCACACAGATCCAATTGGTTCGCCAAACCATCGATGCGGCCATCAGTTTTTATCCGTTAGAAGTGTCGAAAGAGATACGTCAGACTAAGATAACAAGCACCCCGGTAGGGGCCTTCTGTCAATTGAACCACCCTATACAAGGACAGGTGTTTACCGCAGATGATCTGCTGCGCTATCCCATTG
This genomic interval carries:
- a CDS encoding GlcG/HbpS family heme-binding protein, with product MDISFSHAQTLLNKSLELATAKGVVIAAAIVDAHGELVSFARMDGVAFHAAVLAQNKAYTSARDRQPSANLAQWAQETGKDMGYWSDARFTGIGGGVPIYVDGQVVGAIGISGMSEQDDAALGQAAIDAL
- a CDS encoding aldo/keto reductase, whose protein sequence is MTMNKTPIQNHLPKASRLIYGCMGLGGSWDNAPYSQQDIDLAHQAVNTALECGINYFDHADIYTMGKAEQVFGEVLKARPELREQIILQSKCGIRFEDAHGPKRYDLSPEWIEESVNNILSRLGTEYLDTLLLHRPDPLMQPELIAEAFDRLQSAGKVRHFGVSNMNQHQISLLQSQIKQPLVINQLPLSLSQADFVEDAVLVGTGDSANVGYTAGLTDYCKQNDIQLQSWGCLAQGLFSGRNLDGQPPHVHATAGLVREMAHGYQTSAEAIVLAWLMQHPATIQPVLGTTHEGRLRACAMATQVQLSREDWYKLFVTARGQELP
- a CDS encoding LysR family transcriptional regulator → MDLSKFDLNLLKCLMVLLQEKNTSKAAERLGVSQPAVSRSLAKIRTHFDDPLFVKQARGLGLTDRAVELAEQLPDVLAKLESCLAGQEFEPSQLTGKLRLAINNYLSESHGFAICQAVLSEAPNIELELHNYSPSTQIQLVRQTIDAAISFYPLEVSKEIRQTKITSTPVGAFCQLNHPIQGQVFTADDLLRYPIAGLILSEFNEQGMQIEKLLKPGQHLKPKFRSQQLSTILDYTASSDALCIAPRSSYTTQMQTRFRFVELSHQDKGIDMPVVLLYHNSQHRTKKYQWLTQVISSLFQDV